A region of Nakaseomyces glabratus chromosome E, complete sequence DNA encodes the following proteins:
- the GOS1 gene encoding Gos1p (CAGL0E03872g~Ortholog(s) have SNAP receptor activity, role in Golgi vesicle transport, vesicle fusion and Golgi medial cisterna, SNARE complex localization), with protein MSKGPSFVTVRSEAISRESKTESLLGKYSTYAQAASSDATSQEKHLDEQIEKLLGERQDIIDNLTKIAEDTPNISASKQSQLQRHREILQEHWKNFRGIRSSIQQERNRLNLLFSVKNDIAQQQQATDNELFNDEEAYNQNESRRIDQSHNILDRLIVQAWETRENFNAQSSTLNSAGNKALQTLQRIPGVNLLIGKIGTRRRKNAIILASVTTICILFLFFTW; from the coding sequence ATGAGCAAAGGACCATCGTTTGTTACTGTGCGCAGCGAAGCCATTTCGCGTGAATCCAAAACTGAATCATTGCTTGGTAAATATTCAACATATGCGCAAGCTGCAAGTTCTGATGCTACCTCGCAGGAGAAGCATTTAGATGAGcaaattgaaaaactgCTGGGTGAAAGACAAGACATTATAGACAATTTGACAAAGATAGCGGAAGACACTCCAAATATATCTGCGTCAAAGCAGTCCCAATTGCAACGTCACAGAGAGATTTTACAAGAGCACTGGAAGAACTTTAGAGGAATAAGGTCTTCTATTCAACAAGAACGTAATCGTTTGAACTTATTGTTTAGTGTTAAGAATGATATCgcacaacaacaacaggCAACTGATAATGAATTAtttaatgatgaagaagcaTACAACCAGAATGAATCCAGAAGAATAGATCAGTCACATAATATCCTTGATCGTCTAATAGTTCAAGCATGGGAGACAAGAGAGAACTTCAATGCTCAGAGCTCAACTCTAAATAGTGCTGGCAATAAGGCTTTGCAAACATTACAGAGGATTCCAGGTGTGAATCTATTGATTGGTAAGATtggaacaagaagaaggaaaaatgCAATTATATTAGCTTCGGTCACTACCATatgtattttgtttttattctttACTTGGTGA
- the FPS2 gene encoding MIP/aquaporin family protein (CAGL0E03894g~Glycerol transporter; involved in flucytosine resistance; double fps1/fps2 mutant accumulates glycerol, has constitutive cell wall stress, is hypersensitive to caspofungin in vitro and in vivo): MESIHDAMSDILGKDQHNGRHGDNHSRRPGRRGSNTGSNYDFERQSMEYEPSVMPHTNYIPEYRLGRDDNTIFPIQEVIPNSQDAMEELAARSRRQRAATATINANNNDFQRNNDGLGGHGENGDEIHGEEDLDIDDPLRDNVPMMVKPKILHQNPQTPTVLPSTFHPISKWSSVKRYYLKEFLAEFLGTMMMVFFGQCIDIQVNAGAQIQRNQYLAYVERLNRTKAVTNDTLEILNALPLLVSTTTSGTADNVPKNWAAAVVMGYFAAGGSAISGAHLNPAATVTTFFFRGFPARKMPFYFAGQLLGGFMACLLSYIYYKRVIMEGYPHWYESETVAGFFVTSPKPYLSTERQITSEFMCTAAMQLCVFALTDPYTSLSADIFPLLLFLMALVVNSSMSFQTGSAMNAARDLGPRLALWALGFDRKNLWIHHHRYFWVPMIVPFWGSMTGALLYDFCIYQGHESPVNWPLSLYKEKFMKLWHRRPGWKNRTRKRRTSDLSDFSYQNDDDDNLTDNDFKDKPKTAKTNVKPNQGGNPADEAGKFVRFQSVSQRGGRSRHNNSTTILEEDSIETASLGHSQSDSVDNSDKHSIHNATDEKVSY, encoded by the coding sequence ATGGAATCTATTCATGATGCTATGAGTGACATCCTGGGAAAGGATCAACACAATGGGCGTCACGGTGATAACCACAGTCGTCGGCCAGGCAGACGTGGAAGCAACACAGGCTCTAACTATGACTTTGAAAGACAAAGCATGGAATATGAACCTTCAGTGATGCCTCACACTAACTATATCCCAGAATACAGACTAGGAAGAGATGATAACACTATATTCCCTATTCAAGAGGTGATACCGAACAGTCAGGATGCTATGGAAGAGCTGGCTGCTAGAAGCCGCAGACAAAGAGCAGCCACTGCTACCATAAATGCAAACAACAACGATTTCCAAAGAAATAACGACGGTCTTGGAGGCCACGGCGAGAATGGTGATGAAATTCATGGGGAGGAAGATTTGGACATTGACGATCCATTGAGAGATAACGTGCCAATGATGGTTAAGCCAAAGATTCTTCACCAGAATCCACAAACACCAACAGTCTTGCCTTCTACTTTCCACCCTATCTCCAAATGGTCTTCTGTCAAGCGTTACTACTTGAAAGAATTCTTGGCTGAATTTCTCGGTACCATGATGATGGTTTTCTTCGGTCAATGTATTGATATTCAAGTTAACGCAGGTGCACAAATCCAAAGAAATCAATATTTAGCATACGTCGAAAGACTAAACAGAACTAAGGCTGTCACAAATGATACTTTAGAAATCCTGAACGCTTTGCCATTGTTAGTTTCAACCACTACCTCCGGTACCGCAGATAATGTTCCAAAGAACTGGGCTGCTGCTGTGGTTATGGGTTATTTTGCTGCCGGTGGTTCTGCCATTTCTGGTGCCCATTTAAACCCTGCTGCAACCGTCActactttcttctttagaGGTTTCCCAGCCAGGAAGATGCCTTTCTATTTTGCTGGTCAATTGTTAGGTGGTTTCATGGCTTGCTTGTTGTCATACATCTATTACAAGAGGGTTATCATGGAAGGTTACCCACATTGGTATGAAAGTGAAACCGTTGCAGGCTTCTTCGTTACATCACCAAAGCCATATTTATCAACAGAGAGACAGATTACATCTGAATTCATGTGTACAGCTGCAATGCAATTATGTGTGTTCGCTTTAACAGATCCATATACATCTTTGTCGGCTGATATCTTCCCATTGCTACTATTCTTAATGGCTTTGGTTGTTAACTCCTCTATGTCTTTCCAAACAGGTTCCGCTATGAACGCTGCTCGTGACTTGGGTCCACGTCTTGCTCTATGGGCCTTAGGTTTCGACAGAAAGAACTTGTGGATTCACCATCATCGTTATTTCTGGGTTCCTATGATTGTCCCATTCTGGGGTTCCATGACAGGTGCATTACTTTATGATTTCTGTATTTACCAAGGTCATGAATCTCCAGTGAATTGGCCATTGTCTCTatacaaagaaaagtttATGAAGCTTTGGCACAGGCGCCCTGGCTGGAAGAACAGAAccagaaagagaagaacaTCCGACTTGTCAGATTTTTCATATCagaatgatgatgatgataactTGACCGACAACGACTTCAAAGACAAACCAAAGACTGCTAAGACTAATGTTAAACCCAACCAAGGAGGTAACCCAGCTGATGAAGCTGGAAAATTTGTTAGATTCCAATCTGTATCACAAAGGGGTGGTAGAAGTAGGCACAATAACTCAACCACTATCTTGGAAGAGGATTCAATTGAAACTGCTTCTTTAGGTCACTCCCAAAGTGATTCGGTTGATAACTCTGATAAGCACTCCATTCATAATGCTACTGATGAGAAGGTGTCATATTAG
- a CDS encoding succinate dehydrogenase iron-sulfur subunit (CAGL0E03850g~Ortholog(s) have mitochondrion localization): MIRRGVLSLGISGRRLMSTEAPRLKTFKIYRWNPDQPEVKPKLQEFKVDLNECGPMVLDALLKIKDEQDASLTFRRSCREGICGSCAMNIGGRNTLACLCKIDQDTSKQAKIYPLPHMFIVKDLVPDLTNFYQQYKSIKPYLQRKDYPADGKEVLQSIEDRKKLDGLYECILCACCSTSCPSYWWNQEEYLGPAVLMQAYRWLVDSRDQATQERKDMLNNSMSLYRCHTIMNCTKTCPKGLNPGESIAKIKQQLAF; the protein is encoded by the coding sequence ATGATTAGAAGAGGAGTTTTGAGTTTGGGTATCAGTGGCAGGAGATTGATGTCCACTGAGGCTCCAAGGCTAAAGACTTTCAAGATTTACAGATGGAACCCAGACCAACCGGAGGTCAAGCCTAAGTTGCAAGAATTCAAAGTTGACTTAAATGAATGTGGACCTATGGTTTTGGATGCTTTGttgaaaatcaaagatGAGCAAGATGCTTCTTTGACCTTCAGAAGATCATGTAGAGAAGGTATTTGTGGTTCATGTGCCATGAATATTGGTGGTAGAAACACATTGGCCTGTCTATGTAAGATTGATCAAGATACTTCCAAGCAAGCCAAGATCTATCCATTGCCTCACATGTTCATCGTCAAGGATTTGGTTCCAGACTTAACAAACTTCTACCAACAATATAAATCAATCAAACCATATTTGCAAAGAAAGGACTACCCTGCTGATGGGAAGGAAGTCTTGCAATCTATTGAAGATCGTAAGAAATTGGATGGTTTGTATGAATGTATATTGTGTGCCTGTTGTTCAACTTCCTGTCCATCTTATTGGTGGAACCAAGAGGAATATTTGGGTCCTGCTGTGTTAATGCAAGCTTACAGATGGTTGGTAGACTCTAGAGACCAAGCTAcccaagaaagaaaagatatgCTAAATAACTCAATGTCTTTGTACAGATGTCACACTATCATGAACTGTACAAAGACGTGCCCAAAGGGTCTAAATCCAGGTGAGTCAATTGCTAAGATTAAACAACAATTAGCCTTCTAA